The Desulfonatronum thiodismutans nucleotide sequence GCGGCTGGTGGTCCCCAGCCCCTGGCCCGGCTTGCGGCGGTCCAGTTCCCGCTGGATCACGGCCTCGTCCAGGGCGATCCCCGCCGGACAGCCGTCCACCACGCCGCCCAGGCCGGGACCATGGGACTCGCCAAAGGTGGTCAGGCAAAAGACGCGCCCGATGGTGTTTCCACTCATGCCCTCTCCTTCAGGCTTTCGGTTGGGTTTCCCCCGGCGCTCTCCATCACCGACTCCAAGGCGGCCTTTTCCTCCACATCAGTGGAGACAAACAGCGGATGCCCGCACTGCGCCTTGTACTCCGGGACGACTCGACCGAGGATGTCCTTGATCGCGACGGCGTCGTGCCGCCCGGCCGCTTCCTGGAGCTGGCCCAGCAATCCGTAAAGAGCCGCCAACCGAACGTTCCAGTCCTCGGTCTCGCCGTTTTGGCCGTCCTCGCGCAGGACCATGATTTTCTCATGACTGGTGCTGTCCACGCCCTCGGTTTCGGTGATCAATTCCTCAAAGAGCTTCTCTCCCTCCCGGGGCCCGGTAATCACGATGGGGATGTCCACATCCGGCACTTTCCCGGAAAGTCGGATCAGGTCACGGGCCATGTCCAGGATGCGTACCGGCGTGCCCATGTCCAGAACGAAAATTTCCCCGCCCTTGCCCAGGGTCGCGCTTTGCAGGATCAACTGCACGGATTCGGGAATGGTCATGAAGTAGCGGATCATTTCCGGATGGGTCACGGTCACCGGCCCGCCCAGTTCGATCTGGCGGCGAAAGAGGGGGATCACCGAGCCGGACGACCCCACCACGTTCCCGAAGCGCACGGCCATGAACCGGGTCCGGCCGTTCTGGATGCCCCGCAACAGCAGCTCGGCCACCCGCTTGCTGGCGCCCATTACGTTGGTGGGCCGCACCGCCTTGTCCGTGGAGACCAGCACGAAGCGCTGCACCCCGTGGGCCAGAGACTTCTCCATGACCACCTTGCTGCCGACGATATTCGTTGACACCGCCTGCCAGGGATTGTTCTCCAGCATGGGAACGTGTTTGTAGGCAGCCGCGTGGAAGACCACCTCCGGGGCATAGGCGGTGAACACGTCCTCCATCAGGGCCTCGTCTTGCACCTGCCCCAATACCGGGACATAGGCCGTGAAACGATGCTCATGCTCCAGTTCCATCTGAATGGCGTAGAGGTTGGTCTCACCGGAGTCCAGGAGGATCAGCCTCCTGGGCGCGTAGCGGATAATCTGGCGACACAGTTCCGAGCCGATGGATCCGCCGCATCC carries:
- a CDS encoding polysaccharide biosynthesis protein, with the protein product MFHQFKNPKLYVMFLTDGLLFALAMVLSYLIRFDFHVDDLYQAQMIHLVMIALPLKLVVFTVFGLYRGMWRYTGLGDLWHVVQAALISSLLLVALMFTWNRLEGYPRTVFVLDAAFTMLFAGGLRMVIRSGYTMQGSIRNFPWCVPLRRTPKGKRVLILGAGDAGEKILREIQENPDLDHHVLGFLDDDPGKRGRTLHGVPVLEEISMLPYVVEKLVPDELLIALPSVSGTRMRSIVELCKQVGIPFKTLPVIGEIIDGKVSVRSLREVNFQDLLGRPAVILDNEGIRGILADRTILVTGCGGSIGSELCRQIIRYAPRRLILLDSGETNLYAIQMELEHEHRFTAYVPVLGQVQDEALMEDVFTAYAPEVVFHAAAYKHVPMLENNPWQAVSTNIVGSKVVMEKSLAHGVQRFVLVSTDKAVRPTNVMGASKRVAELLLRGIQNGRTRFMAVRFGNVVGSSGSVIPLFRRQIELGGPVTVTHPEMIRYFMTIPESVQLILQSATLGKGGEIFVLDMGTPVRILDMARDLIRLSGKVPDVDIPIVITGPREGEKLFEELITETEGVDSTSHEKIMVLREDGQNGETEDWNVRLAALYGLLGQLQEAAGRHDAVAIKDILGRVVPEYKAQCGHPLFVSTDVEEKAALESVMESAGGNPTESLKERA